Part of the Halorhabdus utahensis DSM 12940 genome, ATCAGGACGCGCTCGGAGCCGTTGACGATGAAGTACCCACCGGGGTCGGCGGGGTCCTCGCCGATGTCGATGAGTTCCTCGTCGGAGAAGCCGGCGATGTTACACTTCTGTGAGCCGACCATGATCGGCATCCGGCCGACCTTGGTCTCGGTCTGGTCGACGACCCGCTCTTCCTCTTCCTCGCCGCCCTTGACGATCGCCATTTCCATGAAGACCGGCGCGGCGTAGGTAATGTTCCGGAGGCGGGCTTCCTGGGGGTACAGCAGTTCCTCGCTGCCGTCGGCCTCCCGGACTCGCGGGGTGACGATCCGGACGTCGCCCAACTCGACCCAGACCGGTTCCTCGCCCTCCTTGTCGCCGATGTCGGTTTCGATGGTGGCTTTCTCGTCGACGACTTCCTGCATGCCCCGGTCGAGAAACGCGTTGAACGACCGGAAGTGGTGTTCGGCGAGTCGATCCCTTGAGAAGTACTCCCGTGATATGGTGCGTCGATTTTCCGTGTCCATGTTATTCCACGACGAGTCGATAGACGACCGCGGTGTCAGTTGTGCGTGAATCCCGAGCGATCTTGATGACGTCACCGACCTCCGCCTCGTCAGGCAAAGCCGGATCCGCGCGTTTGATCTTCGGGAGATCTGTCCGTTTGATGTCGTATTCCCCGAGCACTTCCTCGAGTTCACCGTCGTCGAGAATGGTGTGCTCCGGGACGAGTTCGTGTTGGCTTACATCTACCATGTGTGGGGTGGTTGTATCGACTGGAGAAGGCTGTTCGAGATACTACAGGCGGCTACTACTGGGAGGCATTTAACGCTTGTCAAAACCGCCGGCAACAGCTATCGACGTGTGGGCGTTCTGCGGGCATGTGTTGGTCAACCATGGATAAATGTGTTCTGGTCGGGTACAACCGGGAGCGTAGACGGAAACCACGACAGATCGCCCCACGGCATCCGTCCGCAGTCCGGATCTGTTTGGAAAGCCTTAATAATGGCACCGCGATACGGAGTAGTGTAGCAGGCCCGGATGGTGTAGTGGCCCATCATACGACCCTGTCACGGTCGTGACGCGGGTTCAAATCCCGCTCCGGGCGTATTTTTGCCGAACTCAATTCACGAGCGAGGCGTCTCGTCGCCGAGCGACCCGAGTTCGGCAAATACCTCAAAAGGGATTTGAACACAAGGAGTCGCAGCCCCGCGCAGGCGAGTGGAACGAGCCGAGCAGGAACGTCTCCGCACGGGTTCAAATCCCGCTCCGGGCGCTTCTGCAAATTCAAACAACAAGCGGCGCGTTTCATCGCGCCGCGTGCTGGATTTGCTGTGCGACCAAGAGGGGTTTGAACCCTGCCAGTCGCGCGCAACGAAGTGAGCACGTCTGGCTTCGGTTCAAATCCCGCTCCAGGCGGCCTTTTGTCGAACTCAGCCCACAAGCGAGGCGTCTCATCGCCGACAATTCGGGGCCGAGCAACGAAACGATATCGACAAGGGTCCAGTACCGTCTACTCGTCCATGC contains:
- a CDS encoding DNA-directed RNA polymerase subunit H, with amino-acid sequence MVDVSQHELVPEHTILDDGELEEVLGEYDIKRTDLPKIKRADPALPDEAEVGDVIKIARDSRTTDTAVVYRLVVE